The following is a genomic window from Nitrospira sp..
GCTGCCGATTAGTCAAGATCGTCAGGCTCGCGACAATGCTCATGCGATCCAACTGCTTATCCGGCGCAATATCCTCGTTGTATCGCTCCACTTCATCGGGTATTCTAACCGGATGTTCATACGGATCCGCTCCTTCGCTTACGCTGCTATCGTTGGATTTCTCTTCTGTGTGACGGCAGCCTGCGAGGGCTTCAAGAGTC
Proteins encoded in this region:
- a CDS encoding hypothetical protein (Evidence 5 : Unknown function; MaGe:77307522) — encoded protein: MERYNEDIAPDKQLDRMSIVASLTILTNRQPGDHALADSTALNPFTQR